Proteins encoded in a region of the Coregonus clupeaformis isolate EN_2021a unplaced genomic scaffold, ASM2061545v1 scaf1336, whole genome shotgun sequence genome:
- the LOC121569013 gene encoding probable ATP-dependent RNA helicase DDX17: MRGGSSYGDRDRDRGRDRGSPRFGSSRGPPPNKKFGNPGERLRKKKWDLDELPKFEKNFYNEHPDVQRMSQYDLEEFRRKKEITIRGSGCPKPVSSFSQAHFPQYVMDVLIQQNFKEPTAIQAQGFPLALSGRDMVGIAQTGSGKTLSYLLPTIVHINHQPYLERGDGPICLVLAPTRELAQQVQQVAHEYGKSSRIKSTCVYGGAPKGPQIRDLERGVEICIATPGRLIDFLEAGKTNLRRCTYLVLDEADRMLDMGFEPQIRKIVDQIRPDRQTLMWSATWPKDVRQLAEDFLKDYVQINVGALELSANHNILQIVDVCTESEKDNKLLQLMEEIMAEKENKTIIFVETKKRCDDLTRRMRRDGWPAMCIHGDKTQPERDWVLTEFRSGKAPILIATDVASRGLDVEDVKFVINYDYPNSSEDYIHRIGRTARSTNKGTAYTFFTPGNLRQARELIRVLEEARQAINPKLLQLVNTGRGGGGRLRIRGNSSNANNPNLMYQDECNRRMRTVGGGSKDSRGSSGGTGNSSSSFSRDIRGGGSSRAGDRSSSSSSYRDRGSRESRSYGSNSSSSYDQYQSGSSQYKSGSSNGGQDQSAGQFGSVNRSSQLPPTPSGPQPLMAQKFTPAQPMMGLMGHSPFQFAPPLPPTSQRK; the protein is encoded by the exons GAGTCCTCGTTTTGGGTCTAGCAGAGGTCCCCCTCCCAACAAGAAGTTTGGGAACCCAGGGGAGCGTTTGCGCAAGAAGAAATGGGACCTAGACGAGCTTCCAAAGTTTGAAAAGAACTTTTACAATGAACATCCAGATGTCCAGCGCATGAGCCAG TATGACTTGGAGGAGTTTCGCAGGAAGAAGGAAATCACTATCAGGGGGTCAGGCTGCCCGAAACCTGTCTCTAGCTTCTCCCAGGCCCATTTCCCCC AGTATGTGATGGACGTGCTGATACAGCAGAACTTTAAGGAGCCAACAGCTATCCAGGCACAAGGCTTCCCACTGGCCCTGAGTGGCAGGGACATGGTGGGCATCGCACAGACAGGTTCTGGGAAAACCTTATCG TATCTCCTGCCTACCATTGTGCACATTAACCACCAGCCCTACCTAGAAAGAGGAGACGGACCAATC TGTTTGGTTCTGGCACCGACTCGAGAGCTGGCCCAGCAGGTTCAGCAGGTGGCGCATGAATACGGCAAGTCATCCCGCATCAAGAGCACCTGTGTCTACGGGGGAGCGCCCAAGGGACCCCAGATCCGTGATCTGGAAAGAG GTGTTGAGATCTGCATCGCCACCCCGGGTCGTCTCATTGACTTCCTGGAGGCAGGGAAGACGAACCTACGGCGCTGCACCTACTTGGTGCTGGACGAGGCTGACAGAATGCTGGACATGGGCTTTGAGCCACAGATCCGCAAGATTGTTGACCAGATTAGG CCTGACAGACAGACCCTGATGTGGAGTGCCACCTGGCCCAAGGACGTGCGGCAGCTAGCAGAGGACTTCCTGAAGGACTATGTCCAGATCAATGTGGGAGCCCTGGAGCTGAGCGCCAACCACAACATCCTGCAGATTGTGGACGTGTGCACGGAGAGCGAGAAAGACAACAA GCTGCTCCAGCTGATGGAGGAGATCATGGCTGAGAAGGAGAACAAGACCATCATCTTTGTGGAGACCAAGAAACGCTGCGATGATCTGACCCGCAGAATGAGACGCGATGG GTGGCCAGCGATGTGTATCCATGGTGACAAGACTCAGCCAGAGAGAGACTGGGTGCTGACAG AGTTCCGTAGTGGCAAGGCTCCTATTCTTATTGCTACTGATGTGGCCTCACGTGGTTTAG ATGTGGAGGATGTCAAATTTGTCATCAATTATGACTACCCCAACTCCTCTGAGGACTACATCCACCGTATCGGCCGTACGGCCCGTAGCACCAACAAGGGTACGGCCTACACGTTTTTCACCCCGGGCAACCTTCGTCAGGCCCGTGAGCTCATCCGTGTGCTAGAGGAGGCCCGGCAGGCCATCAACCCCAAGCTGCTGCAACTGGTAAACACAGGCCGTGGAGGAG GAGGCAGGTTACGTATCCGTGGCAACAGCTCCAATGCCAATAACCCCAACCTGATGTATCAGGATGAGTGCAACAGGCGCATGCGCACCGTGGGTGGGGGCAGCAAGGACAGCCGGGGGAGCAGCGGCGGCACAGGGAACAGCAGCAGCAGTTTCAGCCGTGACATCCGAGGTGGAGGGAGCAGCCGCGCCGGGGACAGgtcgtcctcttcctcttcttacAGGGACAGGGGCAGCAGGGAGAGCCGCAGCTATGGCTCCAACTCCAGCTCCTCCTACGACCAGTACCAGAGCGGGAGCAGCCAGTATAAGTCCGGGAGCAGCAATGGGGGGCAGGATCAGTCAGCGGGGCAGTTTGGTTCAGTCAACAGGTCCAGTCAGCTCCCTCCAACCCCCTCAGGGCCACAGCCCCTCATGGCCCAGAAGTTTACCCCAGCCCAGCCCATGATGGGATTAATGGGGCACTCGCCCTTCCAGTTTGCTCCCCCACTCCCTCCAACCTCACAGAGGAAGTAA
- the LOC121569012 gene encoding ADP-ribosylation factor-binding protein GGA1, with protein sequence MVKGIPVVMAAPPDTESLESRINKATNPLNRDTHWDSIQAFCDQLNNDLEGPQLATRLLAHKIQSPQEWEAMQALVVLETCMKSCGERFHSEVGKFRFLNELIKVVSPKYLGTRAPEPVKKKVLELIYSWTLGLPDDAKIADAYQMLKKQGIVKQDPVLPADKLLPLPPPRPKNAIFEDEEKSKTLASLLNSTHPEDLKAANKLIKEMVQEDQKRAEKVSKRVNAIQDVNESVSLLTQLLEDYDRTTNPQSNAELIQDLYQRCEKMRPTLFRLASDTEDNDEALAEILQANDSLTQVINLYRQQVKGEVVNGNNSANTQRLTGSSTALLDLSGLDTSPQSHHSYPEFPTPTDSLNAPSQEMGIGLLDDELMSLGLSEGTHTSNPASQPEDSTAWDSFQSSDSVDIPAAPSVLLSPEPPPYIQPLSTGATSGSSALDELDLLGKTLLQQSLPPEGLQVKWDKQPFKPTLRDLQNKSGANPSPIPAFSPEHPVALLGDRLLDTSPVHTVIPPIEMTLTDVFVPLESIKPSSLLPLTVFDGHSLRVLFHFARDSPPSLPDVLVVIISMLSSAPVPVSNILFQSSVPNTMRVKLQPPSGTELPAFNPILPPAAITQIMLLANPHKEKVQLQYRLTFTLGEEDHDESGVVEQFPPSDTWGNL encoded by the exons ATGGTAAAGGGAATTCCCGTAGTGATGGCGGCGCCGCCTGACACGGAGAGTTTGGAGTCACGTATCA ACAAGGCCACAAACCCACTAAACAGAGATACACATTGGGACAGCATCCAGGCCTTCTGTGACCAGCTCAACAATGATTTGGAGGG ACCCCAGCTGGCCACCAGGCTACTGGCTCACAAGATCCAGTCACCTCAGGAGTGGGAGGCCATGCAGGCACTCGTG GTGCTGGAGACGTGCATGAAGAGCTGTGGGGAAAGGTTCCACAGTGAGGTGGGCAAGTTTCGCTTTCTCAACGAGCTCATCAAAGTGGTCTCTCCAAAG taCCTTGGCACCCGGGCTCCAGAGCCAGTGAAGAAGAAGGTGTTGGAGCTCATCTATAGTTGGACACTGGGGCTGCCTGACGATGCAAAGATCGCTGATGCCTACCAGATGCTTAAAAAACAGG GCATTGTCAAACAGGACCCAGTTCTTCCAGCTGACAAACTCCTCCCGCTTCCACCTCCCAGACCAAAAAATGCCATATTTGAAGATGAGGAGAAGTCAAAG ACACTGGCTAGCCTGTTGAACAGCACACACCCTGAGGACCTGAAAGCAGCCAACAAACTGATCAAGGAAATGGTGCAGGAG GACCAGAAGCGGGCGGAGAAGGTGTCCAAGCGTGTGAACGCCATCCAGGATGTGAACGAGAGTGTCAGCCTACTGACTCAGCTGCTGGAGGACTATGACAGGACCACCAACCCACAGAGCAATGCAGAGCTCATCCAG GACTTGTACCAGCGCTGTGAGAAGATGAGACCCACATTGTTCAGACTGGCCAGTGATACGGAGGACAATGATGAGGCTCTGG cgGAGATCCTCCAGGCCAACGACAGCCTGACTCAGGTCATCAACCTGTACAGGCAGCAGGTGAAGGGGGAGGTGGTGAACGGGAACAATTCAGCTAATACACAAAGGCTCACAG GAAGTAGTACGGCGCTGCTTGATCTATCGGGATTGGACACGTCGCCCCAGTCACATCATTCCTACCCAGAATTCCCCACTCCAACAGACAGCCTAAATGCTCCCTCTCAGGAGATGGGCATCGGTCTCCTTGACGATGAGCTAATGTCACTAG GTTTGAGTGAGGGGACCCACACCTCCAACCCGGCCTCCCAGCCTGAGGACTCTACCGCCTGGGACTCTTTCCAG TCTTCCGACAGTGTTGATATCCCAGCAGCGCCCAGTGTATTACTGAGTCCAGAGCCGCCCCCCTACATCCAGCCTCTTTCCACTGGAGCCACGTCTGGAAGTTCAGCCTTAGATGAGTTGGATCTGCTGGGGAAGACGCTGCTGCAGCAGTCCCTACCTCCAGAGGGCCTGCAGGTCAAATG GGACAAGCAACCGTTCAAACCTACTCTACGAGATCTCCAGAACAAATCTGGAGCTAATCCAAGTCCTATCCCGGCCTTCTCCCCTGAGCACCCGGTGGCTCTCCTAGGTGATAGGTTGTTGGACACCTCTCCGGTTCACACAGTCATTCCCCCTATAGAAATGACCCTGACAGATGTTTTTGTGCCGCTTGAGTCCATTAAGCCCA GCAGCCTGTTGCCTTTGACGGTGTTTGACGGCCACAGTTTGCGGGTGCTCTTCCACTTTGCACGTGACTCTCCGCCCTCTCTTCCTGATGTGCTGGTGGTGATCATCTCCATGCTCTCCTCCGCCCCGGTTCCAGTCAGCAACATCCTCTTCCAGTCCTCTGTCCCTAAC ACAATGAGAGTGAAGCTACAGCCCCCATCAGGAACAGAGCTTCCAGCCTTCAATCCCATCCTCCCACCTGCTGCCATCACACAGATAATGCTGCTGGCCAACCCTCACAAG GAGAAGGTGCAGTTGCAATACAGGCTAACCTTCACGCTAGGAGAGGAAGACCATGATGAAAGTGGAGTTGTAGAACAGTTTCCACCTTCAGACACGTGGGGCAATCTTTAA